GCAACTGGAGCCCACTCGATAGGGGACGCATTCAGAATCATCCAGCATGGCGATGCTGATGTGATGGTGTGTGGAGGTGCTGAAGCTTGTATCAGCCCGTTGGCCATTGCTGGTTTTTGCAGGCTACGAGCACTCAGCACATCTTTCAATGAAGAGCCCCACAAATCGTCAAGACCGTTCGACAATGCTAGGGATGGTTTTGTGATGGGAGAAGGGTCGGCTGTTTTTGTGCTAGAAGAACTAGAGCATGCCAAACGAAGGAATGTTCCTATAATAGCGGAAATCTTGGGGTACGGACTATCTGGTGATGCTTCACATTTAACTGCACCTCGTGAAGATGGAACCGGGGCCATACTCGCAATGAGTAGAGCCCTGGAGAATGCTAATATATCTCCCAACGATGTGGGGTACATAAACGCTCATGCTACATCGACGCCCATTGGCGACGCAATCGAGGCCAGAGCAGTGCGGACGTTGTTTATGGATAACTGGAGTAAACTCGCAGTTTCATCAACGAAAGGTGCACACGGACATTTGCTAGGAGCAGCCGGTAATTTAGAGGCGATGTTCACTGTACTAGCATGCAATCAGGGTAAAATAGCACCGACTATTAATCTGGAATCGAGCGCAGAGGAAATGCAGGGCATGAATTTTGTGCCTAATGTACCACAAGACTGGCAAACTGATAAAACCCAACGACGGATagcattgaaaaattcctttggATTTGGAGGAACGAATGCTTCGTTGTGTTTTTCGGAGTATAAAGAATAAGGTGTTACtagcaatttcaaattaaacaaaacacgTTTCTTTCATTTAACCTAGTGATGATCACGTAACCATCATAGACATTCCTAAATGCTGTTTTAATCTCTTCTACTTCTCTTTCTATGATCACGCGACGATTGTCGATCCCGTGACTTTGATCGCTTGGTTCGTTTACGGTGTTTATCGTTTGTTTCCTTCAATTCATACTTTCGACCCTTTTTGCTCGACTTGGATTGGTTGAGATACTCGGCCATAGTTTCAGTTTGCAGCTGTATCAATTGTGCGATTTCCTCCTTGTAACTGAGGGGGTTTTTAGCTACTCGATATTTTGGGTTTCGACGACGCGTCTCCCTTCGGTAGGCCGCAATTTCGGCTAGCGACGTAGGTTTTTCATCTTTATCTTTTTTCTTAAACCtgttgagaaaaagaaatgctATTAAGTATTCGTTCTACCAGGGTTTGTTACGTATTAAAAACTTACCTCATTTCAATTTCGGCAACATGATTCGTCTTTGGGGTTTTATCTATCACATATTGATAAATAGCTAGTCTATCCTCTGCAGTAAAATTCGTTACCAGATCCTCAAAGCTTGAAGGAATGTATCTTGCGTTATGCAATGAGTCAATCTCATGGCTAGTTTTATCATCAAGAGCTGTGTTATTTATTATTGCTTCTTGCGTGGTTTGATCtgtcatgaaaaacaaaataaaaatttcataggttttcttaaaaatagaCATTCATAtaggtatatttttttaaataaaattttattgataattgtgtgtctatcatttatttacatagtcTATCATAAACTAAATTTACTGTTTCTATCAtaaactaaatgaaattttttaaatggtcTGTTGAATTCAGAACCACAGTTGGATTAGAgatttattcgtttttctttcTGACGATAAATCCTGAtatacaaaaagtttaaaatgtaatgtttaaaacaaaattacgaCTTTCTCAACTATTGAATTGAGTAATTTGTTCTAGCTACTTACCAATTCTAACCGAATAAGGATCGTTCGCTTTTAAGCATGATTGTTGAAACTCGAATTTCGGTTCTTTTTTAGGTTTTGATGCAATCTTGCTGGTTTCCTgatattttccatttattgtcATTTGGCATGTTGTTTAAATtcgtaaaaaaacaaaagatttgTAAAACGAGAGATATTGATATCAGATTTCTTTTTGAACTTAAATATGGCAATgttcaaatcaaagaaaaaaaataagataaatgcCAGAAATGTTACCACCTTTAATGAATCTCTACTCCAATTGAATTGTGCGAGCATATCGGCTACAAAGGTTTCAGCtgtttcaatgcattttgaaaatctttcaattgctgaTGCTCGTTCTTCCATTTCGTCTTATTCCACTCGGACTaactaaataaacaaatatacaTAACTGTAATTAATTTCTAAAATACCATTCCATATTATGATTTCAAAAACTTCTATAATAACATACGTATTCTGGTCTGAGcggctgggttgccaggtgcccagatttgtctgtaaaaccaagacttttgacccttcgtccagatattggccagacacagattttgcccagatttttgctcagagtgcccagattttacagactttcttAATTGAGTGATGAAATGAATATACATGtatcggatttgatccgtaagtgccatATTAGACTTTAATTCTCGCTTGTATTCATGTATAATTGACCAatcattcattcaattttttttttaaataagatcggcatggtacgtggtaggaaacagtgttaGTTATATAGTTCTTAACTCATATAACCCGAATacaacacccccccccccctccccccctcccacCCTCCCGCTCACACGCATTGTCAAAATTCTGGTTCAGtacaaaatttgtgattttccttgtgcacagacacacacagactttttttcaaaattgcccagattttttatcctcaacacctggcatccctgctgAGCGGACTGAGGCTTGTTTTGTTTGCAAAGTGTTTGggatacattttgaaaaagtcGTAAGTTTATCTTTAAGTTGGTTGAATCGAAACGGCTTacatctttaatttttaaatgcttAACTCGCTTTGCGTTTACAATTGATTATTTGATATGACACCTTTTGTTACTTCAAATAAGGCTCGACACTAATTTTCGAGAGCAGTCTTTATTACAGCAGCTTCAAAGCTAAAAATATTCGACTTTTAGTTTACATTTTTCGGTTAAGTATTAAAATCTAGCTTACATTTTAGTGCGAGAATGTCGCCTGTGCTTCGCTACTCGATTGCTTTCGAACCCGGGTCTATCCGAGCCAGAATACGGAAATCACTAACATGGAACAAATAACTGTATTAAGATTCGAATTTCACTTTCAGTTAGATAAAGTAAAAAGAACTTACGGTTAGCTATGCTCTGAATTCTATCAGGCAATTCGTCGAGTGCTGCCGAAATCGAGTGGTATCGGAACGGTATCACTGTTTCAACAACCGATAATTAGCGAAATTCTATCCTAACAATCAAGTATCAAAGACAACTTACATTAAACGAGGCACTAATTAATCTACCTGGCAAAGTATCGGTGGTTCGGAATGGTGGGATCACTGTACGAATATTAACTGCTTATTAGCTTTCGTCAGATTTCATAAAAGGAGCAACTTACGGTTGGAGAAATCGGGGTCTTGTTGCACTTCAACAAGTGATACCTTTCCTGCGGGAAATCACCGAAAAAAGCTTCAATTTCACGACAAACAAATCACTTATTACTTGCTCAAACAAGACGCGCACAAAAGCCGgggaaataaaaacaagatGGTTATCCCAACAAGAAAAAAGGTCGTCATACACGGTGCTGGTTGTTGACAACCTAACCAATGCTGCCAGTGGTGCCGACaccttttttgagaaaaaaataaagatagaaAAGACAAAGTAAATATCAAATGAACTATAGACGAGGAGCgataaatctgagaaaaaatatAGGAAGGTACACACAAGTTTTCCAACAGGTATTcataccgtgtaaaaaaaccgtgatATTCCCCGAAAACTGTGTGGAAAAACCAGATCTGAGATCTGCAATCTGAGACCTAGGAAaagagactttagacatgaaaCCTGAAACATGGGACTTTACAACTGAGACCTGACGCTTGAGACATGTAACCTGATACGGGATATTCAACATAAGACAATAATCATGATAAGACATGGGACTTAAGATCTTATACATATGACATATGAGATACAAAATGTAAGATGAAAGACCAAAGAAGTAAGACGTGAAAAGTGGGacatacacacaaaatttctgggCCTCAACTTAGCAAAAATAGTCGATTACTTTCGATTAGTAATTGAGTTCGTTTTACTAACACGATAGGAAAAAGcggattttgcttgattttagtaaaaactaattttattgGCCGCTTTCTTTTTTGGCGGCAGTCGTATTTGCCGCCGCTAGAAAAACAACCAGTgttcttaaaaaattcaattccgtCGGAGCCTTTGATGAAGTGGACAACGAAATGGTAGCCGATTCGACAATGAAAGCAAGCAGGTAAGAATAAATCTGGAAGCAGACAGTTTTTACGGTTTCAGtttgtaaaattatttattttttctaccaaaTTGCAGCTGCCAGTAAGGAAAAACATCAATGCCACAAAATGTCCGAGACGATTGTCAAGTCCTGGCGGAACGGAACTTTGGCGGCCAATAGGAAAATCCGGAAATCGATGTTAGAATTTCACATCTGGAGTAACCCGGTCCACCCACAGTAGAAAAGTCTTAAAAATAGAAGTGACAAAGTGTTGTTAAGTGATGGTTACATTtagaaagattaaaaataaatttatgaagGTGAAACAATTTGTGTATATTATTGGTAATCTGATACCCTTCCTGTGTTTCCgagagaaaataataaattttgtaggtTCAAATTCTGCACCGTATTTTTcaccggtttttgctaaaattttagtgaaaCATTCCGGCGGCTTATTTTTTCCCTTGTTTGCTAAAATTCTAGcagaaaaatattgctaaattgattgctaaatttctagctggtcaaatttgagcaaaattttgctaaattccagcctcggaaattttgtgtgtaagaCTTGAAAAATAAGACGTTAGAAATAATAAGTGTAAGTGTAAGTGGGTCGTataagacgtgagaagtgagaaataaGAAGTGGGGCGTATCGCGTAAGAAGTGAGACGTGGGAAGTGATAAATGACACGACAG
This sequence is a window from Uranotaenia lowii strain MFRU-FL chromosome 3, ASM2978415v1, whole genome shotgun sequence. Protein-coding genes within it:
- the LOC129754155 gene encoding uncharacterized protein LOC129754155 → MEERASAIERFSKCIETAETFVADMLAQFNWSRDSLKETSKIASKPKKEPKFEFQQSCLKANDPYSVRIDQTTQEAIINNTALDDKTSHEIDSLHNARYIPSSFEDLVTNFTAEDRLAIYQYVIDKTPKTNHVAEIEMRFKKKDKDEKPTSLAEIAAYRRETRRRNPKYRVAKNPLSYKEEIAQLIQLQTETMAEYLNQSKSSKKGRKYELKETNDKHRKRTKRSKSRDRQSSRDHRKRSRRD
- the LOC129754154 gene encoding 3-oxoacyl-[acyl-carrier-protein] synthase, mitochondrial, yielding MRYLPAIRYLQSRNISSSKILFSSVEAGRRRVVVTGLGVVSPVGCNVTQAWNNILAGVSGIKRLTGESYEKLPCRVAASIDPRDLNVEAHFGKTELKTMARATALAMIASKQALEQAGWLPTDEFDCRRTGVAIGMGMVDLMDVCETNDALKRGYNRVSPFFVPRILPNMPAGQISIKYGFRGPNHSVSTACATGAHSIGDAFRIIQHGDADVMVCGGAEACISPLAIAGFCRLRALSTSFNEEPHKSSRPFDNARDGFVMGEGSAVFVLEELEHAKRRNVPIIAEILGYGLSGDASHLTAPREDGTGAILAMSRALENANISPNDVGYINAHATSTPIGDAIEARAVRTLFMDNWSKLAVSSTKGAHGHLLGAAGNLEAMFTVLACNQGKIAPTINLESSAEEMQGMNFVPNVPQDWQTDKTQRRIALKNSFGFGGTNASLCFSEYKE